The nucleotide window TTTTTTTGATAATAATTCAGCAGCGAGTGTTCGTAATGTTTCATATGAACTAGAGTTAACACGATCGACTGTATAGCGAACTCACCACTCTGATAATAGACATCCGTATCATTACACAAGGATACAAGAGCTTCTACCAGCTGATTATGAAAAACGATCGGAATTCTGTCAGTGGTACGTGTGTGCAGTGCAACAAGATAATTTGTTTCCATCAAAAGTATTGTGGACTGATGAATCGACGTTTACAAGAGGACAACTTTTTAATGTGCATAATAATCATGTATGGGCAAGAAGAAATCCACATGTGACGCAAACAGTTGCTTTTCAACGTCAATTCAAATGCAATGTATGTGGGTAGACCTGTACAATGATATGATAGTAGGGCATTATTTTCTACCGGATCGGTTGACCTCATCtgaatttttgaattttctaaAAAACGAATTATCGTATCTTTTGGAAGATGTGCCATTGTATTCTGTGCAAAGGATGTGGATGCAATGGTTATCCGGCACATTACGGGACACAAGTTCGGCAGTGGCTAAATAATCGGTTTCCTCAAAGATCTCTTGGCCACCAAAATCGCCGGATCTTACGCCACTCGACTTTTATCTGTGAGGAACTTTGAAAGATAAAATGTATCAAACATGAATAAATTCACGTCATGAATTGATTCAAAAGATTAATAATGCGTTCaattaaatgaaagagaatagaaacgaaattcgcacggtcataaattcggcatgtgctgatctattcaagccaatgctcgcagtaacagcaagttgaatactattcctattctgaatttttgttataacttcttaataaaactCTATATGACccatgtttacataacatttttgtcttactttgtgccgtagaatacactgacaaagtttgaacattaaaacctgtaTAAATTTGTACCTATGGGACGCGGAAAAAAATTAAACGAGTTCGAAAAGAAGCAAATTCTGGAACTAAAACAGCAACAATTATCTGTAGCGAAAATATCGAAAGTAATAAAGAGAAGCCGTAATAcataatttcttaaaaaatgttGAGTATTATGGCAAAAGGGTCGGCCGTCATCGTTATCCGATCGTGATAAGCGAGCAATTTTGCGTATAGCTTCCAACTCGCAGTTAACAAGAAAGTAAATAATGGAAAAATCTGGTGTTAATGCAAGTGTTTTAAGTGTGCGTCGAGTTCTACTATCATGCAAAAATATAAAGAGGCTAAAATTGAAGAAGAAACCTCCGTTAACGACGAAACACAAAGCAGAACGCCTACGCTTTGCAAAAGAAAGAGTACATTGGAAAAAGAAATGGAGACGGGTACTATTTTCGAACTATTTCGGGTACTATTTCGATGAAAAAAGATTTAACCTGGATGATCCTGATGGGTTCCAATATTATTTTCATGACGTAAGAAAAGAGACAATGTCTGTAATTCGACGACAAATGGGAGGAGGCAGCGTAATGGTTTGGGCCGGCATCGGTTATTTCGGCAAGACAAATATCAAATTTATCAATGGGAGAATGAATAGTGTTCAATACATAAATTTAATCAAAGAACAAATAAATGATGATGCAGAGCGTATTTCTGGACCTAATTTCAACTTTCAACAAGATAATGCATCGGTACATACATCAAGATTGGTCCAATCATATTTTAATGAAAGTAATATATCTGTTTTGCCGTGGCCAGCCCGCTCCCCGGACcttaatattattgaaaattattgGGCACAACTTGTTCGTGGTTGTGTACACGAATGATAAGCAATATCAACACGtacaagaatttaaaaatgcgATTGTACACGAATGGGATATCTTAAATCAAAATTATATACGAAATCTTTATAAATCAATACCAAATCGTATAGTGGAAGTAATAGAAAACCAAGGGGTTGTTGATTATTAGTTTCTTATTGTACACGTGCTATCATTTCGctcttaaaataaaataatttttttgttaTACACTGAACcttacaatatttttaattattttcaacGAACCGCATATTCTAGGCTCAAAATGTCTTGATATTATACCTTACGGACGTAAAACTTTACATGCATCATTGAGAAATTAAAGACAGCACACCTGAGCTATCTTTTTGACGAGGAGTGTATATAATCTTTAAAATTGTTGTAATATGTTGTTcaaataccaaaattattgtacaagcggcttcgtttacaagttattaacgaaaaataatgaCCAATggacactgtttttcattaataactcgtaaacgaaaccgtggattgcattttcgctaaggcaaaagttacttcaaataacctcaggaatctctcatttctcgtttctacaataattttgggacactctgtatttaTCGTGAAAACAGTATCGCGTTCAGTACCATTCTTGTTCAGACTGGGAATAATACACGTAGGCATACGTAGATGCTTCTTTTTGTGTTAAGATAAACAggaataatttcaaggatatgTGGATAATCGACATTCTATTGAATTTTTATCTAAAACATCTAGAATCTAGCAAAGAGTCTATAGTTCTCACGCGACCAGTAGGCGGCtatgtgtttacattccccctcttactagctgccccactgtTGCAACTAGTAAGAGGGGGGATGTAAGCACagaggtgccttcttgtcgcatGAGAACTGtacattaataattattgtacaTAAGTATCTTCATCCTTATTGTAGGGTTTATTACATATAGACtcttatttcaataaattcgTATTAAACTTGGAAGCATTTAgaaacgaataaataataagtaatggAAGATAATCGCATTGTAAACAGCTTATAATTCGTTTTGTGCATTTTCAGCCTCCAGTTCCAAAAAAACCATGGACAAATGTTCTTGACGCTATAAAGGTGCCCAATTCGTGCCCACAAACTGATTTTTTCTTTAAACAGTACATGGGTCACGAGGATTGTTTGTACCTTAACGTTTACACTGGTCAGGTGAATATTGTTCCTTTCTTTATTCGTGACATTTTTTCTAGTTCGGGGAGGCTACTATTCCATAAAATATAACGTAAATAATTATGTTACTTTTAATTTAACTTCGATTAATCATTGAGAAGTTCGTCTCTATTGTATAGAGTACAGAAAATCGAATAAGGGTTATCGATCAGCATTTATCACTTTTAAAATGTGCGACTCAATGTATTACTTTACTGCAATTTTTTGGACATTCCAAACGAAGAAGAAGATATAGTATACAAAACGTTACAACTAGACTGTCAATTTACGTGCCGTTTTCTAAAACATGAACGTTGCTTCATGAAAATGTGAAGTTCCATGAAAAATGTCACTCGCAATTCTCAACTTAATTATCAAAATATCATTAGtatgataaataaatttttggCATAACTTTACTCTTTAGAAATTGTTCCTGATTGTAACTAGACTGTTATAACTGCACTATCgtaattagactgtggattttacgcatttatggcgaAAATAGGTTGGTAAAATtttgaataataatagaaagatTAAACAAATGTAagattatgtattttattaatagCTCACTAAATCAGTAAACAAATAACGTttttatcttgttcttgtttgttgcAATCTatgaagaaaatttgtattctgcataaagatctgcaatcTAATTGTAACTTAGAATTTTGTAAAGTTTCCTTGAGTGACCGAAAGGACGAGTAAAATTTTCGTTCCATCTATCTAATACGCAGTTTGGAAATGGAACGCAATTGAGACCAGTCATGGTATGGATATACGGTGGAGCATACTTTAGTGGAAGCAACAGTCCATCCCTCTATGGTCCCGATTTCTTCCTCGAGGAGGACGTTGTCATGGTCAGCATTAATTATCGTGTCGGTACACTAGGTAGGTTGATTTGTTTTCTGGAAATTTTTAGCACTGCGAGTTCAATGAAAACTCGATTAATTATTGGTAAAGTGGTGTTAAATCAAAATTTCTTTCAATGCCTTTGGTAAAGATAGTCATACACtaagattttaaaatgtgtctTTTGATTAAGATAGTGTAACATTAGAACGTAAAAAGGTATTTCATGAATTCTCCCCTAAAAATAGCGTTAATAACGCTGTCCAATAATAATTTCGTGTTTCTATAATAGATAGACAAttctttatatttaataaattaattatagatTCAACAAAGTCTAGTTTCAAAATCAAATTCAGCAAATTTCCTTTCGGACATCATTGAGGGAAGTTAgagcacaaatttcattaacgattaacaaaataaaatagtaatgcAAGAGATAAAATATCGCCAGTGAGCTTCGACGTCAACAGACATTTCGTGATCACCGcagtaattattgtaattattataaacaGCGTCACACTACGATAAATGCAAAGCGATCGATAATATTGAGAATGATTGGCACGAGACATGTAGAACGTGAAGAATATGTCAGCTTTTCTCGTGATACTTTAATTTGTAGTACAAGTGGTAGAATGTCGACGAAAATTGGCGCACTAAAGACGTCTCGCTTCCCTTGAACATCGTTTAAACTTTATTCGAACGTGCCTCAATATAATAAAAACATGTACCGTTACATTTGGGAGAGTCTCCAGAATCATTCTACGTAAGAATCATTGGTACGACTCTTACGATCGaatccaaaaaaaaaaattctgaaCGTTTGAACATTTCACTtctttttttaagctaaatttatCAAGTTACAAACCTGAGATATGAAACATCGATGTAGTGTTACAAAGAAGATTGTATAATAGTAGCGTTTTTTCTTAGGATTTTTGGCATTGAATCATCCCGAAGCTACAGGCAATGCAGGCATGAAAGATCAGGTCCTGGCTCTGCAATGGGTACAGGACAATATCGCTGCGTTTGGCGGTGATCCTAATGAAGTAACTATTTTTGGCGAAAGCGCTGGTGCAACTTCTACAGGATTCCACATGTTGTCAAAAAAATCACAAGGTTCGTTATTCTGAAATGCAGTATTCTCTTAGTAACTGTTAAAACTTAGGAGCGCCGAAGGTGCAGaagagatacagtaatttctccctaattcgcgctcagattgcgcacaaaaatggacaattttggaagaggagatacgattattctagccttgcggctcattttcatagttatcgattattaacagctataaaaacgagacacgaGACTCGAATcgcctctttctaaattgtccattgtaTTTTTTACAGAGTTTCGAATATAGAAAAACATAGCAATTGAAAAGAGGAGGGACTACAAGTCGTCAATAAAACTTTTACTATCGTATTCGTCtggattttttttattcaaattagaCCGAACACGATATAATTCAGTTAGTTGTTATTAGACTGcagtttttatgcaaaataaaatttgtccacATTAATTTGCAATATACAAGAGCTGTATACATATTGACTTCGTTTCTTGACTCTCAAACAGCGGTGTTCCGTTCCATTCGGACCCAGAATATAAATACTGAGATTTGACTAGTGTTCAAAAAGAGtactttaaaaaatatgttgaacAAATTGATACATAAGATTATAAACGATCGTAATCATACCCAGTTATGTATTTATCAAAAAAATACGCcgttcaaaaattaattattttagataggagataatgcaacaatatattgaaatacattaaagtttttatattgttttgtatttaatctattcatttttgtcgaaaatgcaATAGAAACCATATTCCAGTTGTTTATTTCTTATTAGGACTCTTTAAGAAAGTAATTATGCAGAGTGGAACACCTTTGTGTCAATGGGCATATCATACACCTGCTAAAGCACTCGAGAATGCTCGAAGTCTCGGCAGTCTGCTTGGCTACGAAGGAGAAACAACCGAGGGATTGCTGCAATTCCTCCGTTCTGTTCCTGCAAGGCGCATGGTTGATGAAGCTGACAAAGTTGACTTCGTAATGAcattcaattgtttatttgtttaactATATTTCAAATTAACGTTATTGTATAATGTTAACCCTTATACATATGTGATTCATTCATAGAACTTACACTGAATCAATAATAGAACTTAGGCCAAAAGAATTGCAAATAACAATTGGTTACAAATTTTTTCTGTCGAAAAGTACAATTAATCAAATGgcttaattttttcatatagaGGCTGTaaaggagagaaagaaagctaGAAAGAAAAACAGTATTTATGGAGATAAAGAATGACAGAATAGGAAGCTAGTTCCTAACATTTAATTCTAAAGCTACCGAACCCTAAAAGTGAATAAGGCTGAATAAGCTTCTGACGGCCTAGAACCCGATCGttatttttaacactaaacctaccacatcTGCAAGTGACCaacgtacagggtgtccaagAAATGTCCGGAAATTGAGGTATTCtgacgtcatttgaagcaactttttccttagcgaaaatgtaatccgcagtTTCGCTtacgagttgttaacgaaaaacagtgaccaatgaaagacaAGATCAACTGATgcgagacggccgagtcaaTCAGTGGAACTGAGCTGGTTGCCAGGGCCGCCACGCGTCAGCTGAGCTCGTCTCTTATtgatcagcgtttttcgttagtcgaagccgcgggttgcattttcgataaggaaaaagttgcttcaaatggcatcaggaacctcccataaccggattgcgagacatttctgagACACCTTGggtagtcctcacgcgacaagaaggtcCATCTGTGTTTACATTTCCCTTCTGCCGCAGCTGTCGCTAACGACCGTCGTCGATCTTCGTCACAGTTTTCGACCAATAGCGACCGATAGTTGCGGTggtggggcagctagtaagaggggatGCCTTCCCACAAAAGTGTTTTCTTGTTGCGTGAGTACTATATGTTGATTCATAAGAATGACAACGTTGTATTTGTTTAAactttttctcatttttattgTGATATTTGCAATAATTATGAACATTGCAATTATTTCATATAGAAGTATTTTTGTAGTCTCAACAATATCtaaatgaaaaatatgaaacCAATAATTTTGACCAGCATGgtgggtttagtgttaaaaattgaaaacaaaatatgaaaaattatgGAAAGTGAAAGAACGGTACGATTTAATTTTTGAAGGAAGCATTGCCGTTCCGACCAACGATAGAAAACGTTAAAATCACCAAGGGGGACGCATTTTTGACGGAATGCCCTATAGAGATTTATGAATCTGGAAAGTTCACTGCGGCTCCTACATTAATGGGTTATAACCACGACGAGTTTCTATTTTTCATAAACTGTAAGTACAAAATGCAGCGACTCTCAATTAATCGAACCATACTATCACAGAATTCAGTGACCAGAATATTctatcaaatatttttgatactgttattactagactgtggattttatgcacttacaaGGAAAATGAGTACGCGAAATAAAATATAGCGATAACTTCagaagaatataagaatatagcCACGTTATATCTTAATaatgaaaattattgaaagtaAAATGAATACTTCGATAGAAAACTGTTCTTTTTAATTGAcgtcgaaaattttaattttacatgaaaatccgcagtccagttattaCGATACTATTTtcgttgatttttttttaatcattatTCAAGAGTTTCTGTCCGAAGTGTCCAATTGTTATATGATGCAAAATGAATTTCGGTGATTTGCTTCCTTCCCGTTTCTccacaaaataataattaaataggtAACTGTTTCTGTAAAAGATGTTTAGATTGTCTCGCAATATGTATAAAGACAGCTGCGAGGATGATGATCCTGATAACATATTTCAAAGACACAAAAATCAACCAAAAGTTTCATTCCTAAACAATTGAAACATAAATgacatgaaataatataaatctCAATTACAAATTAAACTATATCTTCATTAAATATTTCTTAAGTGTATGATCATGCAATTTTATCGTTTTACAGATTTTTACGGATTCCCGATTTACATTGAATCACTAACGTATATGATAGAACTAACAACCACGTTTAATGAGATCGTCGACCACATTCTTGGAACTATAGGAGGATTGATGTTCAATTTGGTGCCTAACTTCCTACTTGAAGATATTGTAGATCTTTTAACTAACGCGCTATTTATTGCGCCAATCGATCTAACTCAAAGGCTCATAGCGAAATCGAATGATGAACATCCTGTCTATTTTTATCGGCTCTCGTACCAATCGAAATACAGTGTGCATTCGTTGGTCGGCTCAACAATAAATGGTACGAAAAGAACTCCTCTTTTTCTTCATTTGCACAAGTCATTCGACGCCTGTAATGCTCCATCAATTTATCTAGCTCGAAAAGAACAGTAGAGATACAgttcttaatttaataatttcgttTGATTCAATTATTATAACGTACAGGGTAAACAAAATAACTTGATCGCTTCGAATATTTTACTCGTTGTTGACAATGTGAGAAAtgtcaaggtaaatcattttcttATTTGAAGGGACAAACGTTACGATAAACAGAAAAATTCGTTTAAAATTAAGACGTGGTTTTCATCGTATTTTTACTCACCGTTTAGTAGTCTTTCGAACAACAAGGTCAAACATCATGACACAAAAATTCAAGGTGACCGTATCTCGTCACATTTTATGCTACTCGTGATACCAAACAACTTCCACTGAAATTGTCTCGGTACAACGATCAGATTACTAATAAAAGGTGACACAGTTAAATGTCCCATCCCGTATAAGATAATAGGAGTGAATCAAATTAATTCACGAATAAATTTTCTCCGAAATTGGGAATGCTTTGAGTGACCTTACTAATTACAGGAACTTCCCATTTGGACGATATTGGTTATATATTCAACGTACAAGCACTGAACGCTTCGACGAACCCGCAGGATCCTTTCAACGTGTTCCGAAAGAAGATGGTCAACGCTTGGGCGAATTTCGCTAAATACGAGTAAGACAAAACGATACGATTAACACCTAGAGCGTTCGattacttatttaattattttaactattttcttgaaatatattttgtttTTGAACAATATTAGAACTACTgaaccagtcaaaatgacttctCCATTGCGGTTTTAACAGTACTTGATATTGCGAAAATGTTTCTgtcagaaatttttagataaacttcttcatttcatcatatATTATAAAAGAAATCGTACAAAGCttgaataaatccaatcttacCATTGTTATAGAATAATATACGTCGGACGAGTTAGGGGCTCGGTTAGGAGTTATAATGTTAAATAAGTCAAGATTTGAGATGACCGCAACGTGAAAACAATTGTTGCAACAACCACCTAGCATTTCCTTTATTTTTAGTATAATTCTTTATGAGTGAAAAGAACGCGTCTAATTGAACTTTTGATATCGAAGATAATTTGTTCAATAAGGAGGTTAGAATAAAACTACCCATGAATAAAGAACGATTGGAAAATTATAGCAGAAACCAATAACCATGAAGCAGAAACCAATAAACATGAAATTAATTCTTGTTTTCCTTCCCACAGAAACCCAACAATAAAGAACGCTTCACATGCTGGTCCAGTATTCGAAGCGACTTGGTTAGACAGCAGCAAGACAGGTGTACAATTGGATATTAACGAAGTAACTGTTCTGAAAGGTCGTTTGATTAATCCAGTGACTGTCCGTTTCCAGCAAGGATACAGAGAAAGGCTTCCGCAAAATTCTGATTGCGGTCATTCGTTCTTTTCAGAACACCAAT belongs to Megalopta genalis isolate 19385.01 chromosome 1, iyMegGena1_principal, whole genome shotgun sequence and includes:
- the LOC143260387 gene encoding juvenile hormone esterase-like — protein: MADDVFLSEVCWAPERTAEPFLSGTGVDVYRCDATYSQGKLSSIVQTKSGPVRGIEKTTVWHSKPYTSFVGIPFAEPPLGLLRFKPPVPKKPWTNVLDAIKVPNSCPQTDFFFKQYMGHEDCLYLNVYTGQFGNGTQLRPVMVWIYGGAYFSGSNSPSLYGPDFFLEEDVVMVSINYRVGTLGFLALNHPEATGNAGMKDQVLALQWVQDNIAAFGGDPNEVTIFGESAGATSTGFHMLSKKSQGLFKKVIMQSGTPLCQWAYHTPAKALENARSLGSLLGYEGETTEGLLQFLRSVPARRMVDEADKVDFEALPFRPTIENVKITKGDAFLTECPIEIYESGKFTAAPTLMGYNHDEFLFFINYFYGFPIYIESLTYMIELTTTFNEIVDHILGTIGGLMFNLVPNFLLEDIVDLLTNALFIAPIDLTQRLIAKSNDEHPVYFYRLSYQSKYSVHSLVGSTINGTSHLDDIGYIFNVQALNASTNPQDPFNVFRKKMVNAWANFAKYENPTIKNASHAGPVFEATWLDSSKTGVQLDINEVTVLKGRLINPVTVRFQQGYRERLPQNSDCDLRCACPLHFTDVYQEWEIGVKAIAFDTHQTAHQISAKCISILWSS